From Pseudomonas fluorescens, one genomic window encodes:
- a CDS encoding OprD family outer membrane porin, whose product MIKFPKSAAFVFLTFGSTVTQYAHADFLKDSTSSISSRSLYFENDVRSQNTDQRQTVTGLKFDFSSGFTEGTVGFGSDLQAVTGFNLDGGIDNHSPATVNTVSPVSSDGTPVSNWSSIRGAAKIKFSKSEIKVGNSLAPTLPILVANDGRLLPAAYNGTQITSEEIDDFTLTGGMLDREVGRASSNWAGIAMSGGTRGSDGFWFGGADWKVNKDLTLQYYYAKLEDYYTQNFFGLVHIAQIVPGQTLKTDLRYFNSRSDGINGQDGYKFNNNGGFAKIPGEVNNDTWSAMFTYAIGGHSFLMGHQQVGDDGGMASISNGSVRDGRGRPEGEGGSSYYLFTDSMINSFTRAGENTTFGQYAYDFAPLSLPGLKASITYLHATDIKDASGNGEKYKEWERDYRIDYVIQSGAAKGLAFSLRRANFRTDVPEAQSAFDTDQTRFYVNYTYSFK is encoded by the coding sequence ATGATAAAATTTCCAAAAAGCGCCGCATTTGTATTCTTAACGTTTGGATCAACTGTTACTCAATATGCGCATGCCGACTTTCTGAAAGATAGCACATCCAGTATCAGCTCTAGATCACTTTATTTTGAAAATGACGTTCGTTCACAAAACACCGATCAACGGCAAACTGTCACCGGGCTTAAATTTGATTTTTCTTCGGGCTTTACCGAAGGCACCGTTGGTTTTGGCTCTGACTTGCAAGCAGTAACAGGTTTTAATTTGGATGGAGGGATAGATAACCACTCCCCTGCCACTGTCAACACTGTAAGCCCGGTCAGTAGTGATGGCACTCCTGTTAGTAACTGGTCAAGTATACGTGGTGCTGCCAAAATAAAATTTTCTAAATCCGAAATTAAGGTTGGCAATAGCCTAGCTCCGACCTTGCCTATCCTTGTGGCCAATGATGGGCGCCTATTGCCTGCCGCTTACAACGGCACTCAAATCACTTCAGAGGAAATTGACGATTTTACTCTAACGGGGGGCATGCTCGATAGAGAAGTTGGTCGAGCTTCAAGCAATTGGGCTGGCATTGCGATGAGTGGAGGCACACGGGGTTCAGATGGATTCTGGTTCGGAGGGGCCGATTGGAAGGTTAATAAAGACCTCACCCTTCAATACTACTACGCCAAACTTGAAGACTATTACACTCAGAACTTCTTTGGACTTGTACATATTGCTCAAATCGTTCCTGGCCAGACACTGAAAACAGACCTACGATATTTTAACAGCCGGTCTGATGGTATTAATGGACAAGATGGTTATAAATTTAATAACAACGGTGGCTTTGCAAAAATCCCTGGTGAAGTTAATAACGATACTTGGTCTGCAATGTTCACATACGCCATCGGGGGGCATTCATTCCTAATGGGCCATCAGCAAGTTGGCGACGATGGCGGAATGGCCTCAATTAGTAATGGTTCTGTGCGCGATGGTCGAGGACGTCCCGAGGGAGAGGGTGGCTCAAGCTATTATCTTTTCACAGACTCGATGATCAACTCTTTCACCCGCGCGGGGGAAAATACAACCTTTGGGCAGTATGCGTACGATTTTGCCCCACTCAGCCTACCAGGACTAAAAGCTTCTATTACCTATCTCCATGCAACAGACATTAAAGATGCAAGCGGGAACGGAGAAAAATATAAAGAGTGGGAGCGAGATTACCGCATTGACTATGTCATTCAATCTGGAGCTGCTAAAGGATTGGCTTTCTCATTACGTCGAGCGAACTTTCGAACTGATGTTCCTGAAGCACAAAGCGCTTTTGATACTGACCAAACACGTTTTTACGTTAACTACACCTACTCCTTTAAGTAA
- a CDS encoding MFS transporter, with amino-acid sequence MFSWYRQVTPRERKTFWACFGGWSLDALEVQMFGLAIPALIAAFALTKGDAGLISGVTLVTSAIGGWVGGTLSDRYGRVRTLQWMILWFSFFTFLSAFVTGFHQLLIVKALQGFGIGGEWAAGAVLMAETINPKFRGKVMGTVQSAWAVGWGLAVGIFALIYSFVPQDMAWRVMFIVGLLPSFLIIWVRRNVEEPDSFQRLQKENAIPQSFFKSLAGIFRPELIRVTLFGGLLGLGAHGGYHAVMTWLPTFLKTERNLSVLNSGGYLAVIIIAFWCGCVASGYLIDRIGRRKNIVLFALCCVVTVQCYVFLPLTNTQMLFLGFPLGFFAAGIPASLGALFNELYPADVRGAGVGFCYNFGRVLSAVFPFLVGHMSDSMSLGSAIGIDAGIAYGVAVIAALCLPETRGRALEASNTSVQSTVTGNESARA; translated from the coding sequence ATGTTCAGCTGGTATCGCCAAGTCACTCCTCGGGAGCGCAAAACGTTTTGGGCCTGCTTCGGCGGATGGTCGCTCGATGCACTGGAAGTACAAATGTTTGGCTTGGCGATTCCGGCGTTGATCGCCGCGTTCGCCCTGACCAAGGGGGATGCGGGGCTGATCAGTGGCGTCACACTCGTCACTTCGGCCATCGGCGGTTGGGTAGGGGGCACATTGTCCGACCGCTATGGCCGAGTACGCACATTGCAATGGATGATTTTGTGGTTCTCGTTCTTCACCTTTCTGTCCGCGTTCGTCACTGGTTTCCATCAGTTGCTGATCGTCAAAGCACTGCAAGGCTTCGGTATTGGCGGTGAATGGGCCGCTGGCGCAGTATTGATGGCCGAGACCATCAACCCTAAATTTCGTGGCAAGGTGATGGGCACAGTGCAAAGTGCCTGGGCTGTGGGTTGGGGCCTGGCGGTTGGGATTTTTGCGCTGATTTATTCGTTTGTACCGCAGGATATGGCCTGGCGTGTGATGTTTATCGTTGGCCTGCTGCCGTCGTTTCTGATCATCTGGGTGCGCCGTAACGTCGAGGAGCCGGACAGCTTCCAGCGCCTGCAAAAAGAGAACGCCATCCCGCAAAGTTTTTTCAAGTCGCTGGCTGGTATTTTCCGCCCCGAGCTGATTCGCGTGACCTTGTTTGGTGGCCTTTTGGGACTGGGTGCGCACGGTGGCTATCATGCGGTGATGACTTGGCTGCCGACCTTCCTCAAGACCGAGCGCAACCTGTCCGTTTTAAACTCGGGTGGCTACCTGGCGGTGATCATCATTGCGTTCTGGTGTGGTTGTGTGGCCAGTGGTTATTTGATTGACCGCATTGGCCGTCGTAAAAACATCGTGCTGTTCGCTCTGTGCTGTGTGGTGACCGTGCAGTGTTATGTGTTTCTGCCACTGACGAATACTCAAATGCTGTTTCTGGGCTTCCCGCTCGGCTTCTTTGCCGCCGGTATTCCGGCCAGCCTCGGGGCGCTATTCAACGAGCTGTACCCAGCGGATGTGCGCGGCGCTGGTGTAGGTTTCTGCTACAACTTTGGCCGGGTGCTCTCTGCGGTCTTCCCATTCCTGGTCGGTCACATGAGCGATTCCATGTCCTTGGGGTCTGCGATCGGTATCGACGCAGGAATTGCCTATGGCGTAGCGGTGATCGCGGCACTTTGTCTTCCGGAAACCCGTGGTCGTGCCCTTGAAGCCTCGAATACTTCGGTGCAATCCACGGTCACCGGTAACGAGAGTGCGCGGGCCTGA
- a CDS encoding amidohydrolase family protein, which translates to MPDTCNTPITGIDSHAHVFNRELNLAAVRRYTPSYDATLTQYLGHLQAHGLSHGVLVQPSFLGADNSYLLAALRQAPEQLRGVVVLERDVSRDTLSEMARLGVVGVRLNLMGKVLPDFRDSAWKDFFGHIAELNWHVELHRQVEDLPGLIRELMPFGIKLVIDHFGRPDARLGVDQPGFLEMLELGVSGQVWMKVSSIYRLEGTDQQNLKFARIALPLLLQSFGVRRLVWGSDWPHTQHEDSIGFGTVVEQFQALESSTQIMRSLLVEAPSELFGFQSGCELVTTVD; encoded by the coding sequence ATGCCTGATACCTGTAATACGCCGATCACCGGCATCGATTCCCATGCGCACGTTTTTAATCGTGAGCTGAACCTGGCCGCCGTGCGGCGTTATACCCCTAGCTACGACGCTACGCTCACGCAGTACCTGGGGCATTTACAGGCCCATGGCCTGAGTCATGGCGTTTTGGTGCAACCGAGTTTTCTTGGCGCGGACAACAGCTATCTGCTGGCGGCGCTGCGCCAGGCCCCGGAGCAGTTGCGAGGGGTCGTGGTGCTGGAGCGGGACGTCAGTCGCGACACGTTGAGCGAAATGGCTCGACTGGGTGTGGTGGGCGTTCGCTTGAACCTTATGGGTAAAGTCTTACCTGACTTTCGTGACTCGGCTTGGAAAGACTTCTTCGGTCACATCGCTGAACTGAACTGGCATGTCGAGTTGCACCGCCAAGTGGAGGACTTACCGGGGTTGATTCGTGAACTGATGCCGTTTGGCATCAAACTCGTGATCGATCACTTCGGTCGTCCGGATGCGCGTTTAGGCGTTGATCAACCAGGCTTTCTGGAGATGTTGGAACTGGGGGTAAGCGGGCAGGTATGGATGAAAGTTTCCAGCATCTATCGATTGGAAGGAACGGATCAACAGAACCTGAAATTTGCTAGGATTGCCTTACCACTCCTGTTGCAGAGTTTCGGCGTGCGCCGTTTGGTTTGGGGCAGCGATTGGCCACACACCCAGCATGAAGACAGCATTGGTTTCGGTACGGTGGTGGAGCAGTTTCAAGCGCTGGAGAGTTCGACTCAGATTATGCGGTCGTTGCTCGTGGAAGCGCCTAGTGAGTTATTCGGATTTCAATCTGGTTGCGAACTAGTAACAACCGTCGATTAA